The following are from one region of the Falco cherrug isolate bFalChe1 chromosome 19, bFalChe1.pri, whole genome shotgun sequence genome:
- the PMVK gene encoding phosphomevalonate kinase → MAAPRAVLLLSGKRKSGKDFVAEELRSRLGPDICTILRLSGPLKEQYAKEHGLDFQRLLDASAYKELYRQDMIRWGEERRHADPGFFCRMAVAGAAQPVWVVSDTRRLSDVEWFRAAYGAAVQTVRVVASEETRKRRNWVFVAGVDDAESECGLDQGVAFDWVITNDGDAVSLDQQLEMLLRSLRGRL, encoded by the exons ATGGCGGCGCCGCGCgcggtgctgctgctgagcggGAAGAGGAAGTCGGGGAAGGACTTCGTGGCCGAGGAGCTCCGGAGCCG GCTGGGCCCCGACATCTGCACCATCCTGCGCCTCTCCGGGCCCCTCAAGGAGCAGTATGCCAAG GAGCATGGCCTGGATTTCCAGCGGCTCCTGGACGCCAGTGCCTACAAGGAGCTGTACCGGCAGGACATGATCCGCTGGGGCGAGGAGAGGCGCCACGCCGACCCCGGCTTCTTCTGCAGGATGGCAGTGGCGGGGGCAGCGCAGCCAGTGTGG GTGGTGAGCGACACGCGGCGCCTCTCGGATGTGGAGTGGTTCCGGGCCGCGTACGGGGCTGCGGTGCAGACCGTGCGGGTGGTGGCCAGCGAGGAGacgaggaagaggaggaactGGGTCTTTGTGGCTG GGGTGGATGATGCCGAGTCCGAGTGTGGCCTGGACCAAGGAGTGGCCTTCGACTGGGTGATCACCAACGACGGGGACGCGGTGTCCCTGgaccagcagctggagatgctCCTGCGGTCCCTTCGCGGCCGGTTATAG
- the PBXIP1 gene encoding pre-B-cell leukemia transcription factor-interacting protein 1, giving the protein MAEKSDWRDSDSTWVLAGSEGLPVDTVGPQQDSTSQGAEDEELEEGTQDAVPSTDGASAFPAQSQRAEGSGQGDPEECGAPGAVPTPADSAQPSVPHGSEREEPDAEPGPCPDTPKAGPPTEEGSCTSSDDDTEGLRRRQGHEPRPGPPHPAPALRRQTLDAGDDDGLSMSKYLLGALALVAVGLLVVLGGIYDAADGPVESVVSRDTAARDPESPLLADGNDSQQKPPPSDAGDPQSVQSVSLLLDKLAKENQEIRLMQAELQAQKEELHALLQRSDGEAAAAQHQSLAVENARLRAALEQEATALRDARAELQRLRAVGPPGSPPAGQAEQPPSAGAPARGEDAVWPEGARWHDRLAAVRRELVGALERARGTGDLGGLVEELNTLEQRLGRELEVGGSKPFPGAWKKPFKAEKKESKRHKRHGTGGAPQERERREHGKPHKHGKEPRPPREHKPGKAWGKSPPGPPQWGPHELPPLSRYRVPQGCSGVADCARKEGQEVLGVALEPVQKVQFLQLLEAFMGRLGWGGHFEGLAARLDGAFGADGAFAHDHLRFVDFVDDVEELLEEVARRERGNEEAADGFEEYVLRHYGGAAGKERRAPRQHGTGG; this is encoded by the exons ATGGCAGAGAAATCAGACTGGCGGGACTCGGACAGCACCTGGGTGCTGGCGGGCAGTGAg GGTCTGCCCGTCGACACAGTGGGCCCGCAGCAGGATTCGACCTCCCAAGGGGCTGAGGatgaggagctggaggaaggcaCCCAGGACGCTGTCCCAT CCACCGACGGTGCATCCGCCTTCCCCGCCCAGAGCCAGCGTGCcgagggcagcgggcagggg GACCCGGAGGAGTGTGGGGCCCCCGGGGCCGTGCCCACCCCAGCTGACTCGGCACAGCCCAGTGTGCCACATGGCAGCGAGCGGGAGGAGCCCGACGCTGAGCCGGGGCCCTGCCCTGACACCCCCAAAGCAG GGCCACCAACAGAGGAGGGGAGCTGCACCAGCAGCGATGACGACACGGAGGGGCTGCGGCGACGGCAGGGCCACGAGCCCCGTCCTGGACCGCCGCACCCCGCGCCTGCCCTGCGCCGGCAGACGCTGGATGCCGGTGATGACGATGGGCTCAGCATGAGCAAGTACCTGCTGGGCGCCTTGGcgctggtggctgtggggctgctggtcGTCTTGG gTGGCATCTATGATGCGGCAGATG GCCCGGTGGAGAGCGTGGTGAGCCGGGACACAGCGGCCAGGGACCCGGAGTCACCGCTGCTTGCTGATGGCAAC GACTCGCAGCAGAAGCCCCCACCGTCGGACGCGGGGGACCCCCAGAGCGTGCAGTCCGTGAGCCTCCTCCTGGACAAGCTGGCCAAGGAGAACCAGGAGATCCGGCTCATGCAGGCGGAGCTGCAG gcCCAGAAGGAAGAGCTGCACGCCCTTCTGCAGAGGAGCGATGGCGAAGCGGCTGCGGCGCAGCaccagagcctggctgtggaGAACGCGCGGCTGCGCGCGGCGCTGGAGCAGGAGGCCACCGCGCTCCGCGATGCCCGCGCCGAGCTGCAGCGCCTGCGGGCTGTGGGACCACCGGGCAGCCCACcggctgggcaggcagagcagcctcccagtgcGGGCGCCCCGGCCCGTGGTGAGGATGCGGTGTGGCCGGAGGGTGCCCGGTGGCATGACCGGCTGGCTGCGGTGCGGCGGGAGCTGGTGGGGGCTCTGGAGCGGGCACGGGGCACTGGGGATCTCGGGGGGCTTGTGGAGGAGCTGAACACCCTGGAGCAGCGCCTAGGCCGGGagctggaggtgggggggtCCAAGCCCTTTCCCGGAGCCTGGAAGAAGCCGTTCAAGGCAGAGAAGAAGGAGAGCAAGCGGCACAAGCGGCACGGCACCGGGGGGGCCCCACAGGAGCGGGAGAGGAGGGAACACGGCAAACCCCACAAGCACGGCAAggagccccggcccccccgggaACACAAACCGGGCAAAGCCTGGGGGAAATCACCTCCCGGCCCCCCGCAGTGGGGTCCCCACGAGCTGCCCCCGCTCAGCCGGTACCGGGTGCCGCAGGGGTGCTCAGGGGTGGCCGATTGCGCCCgcaaggaggggcaggaggtgctgggggtTGCGCTGGAGCCGGTGCAGAAGGTGCAATTCCTGCAGCTACTGGAGGCCTTCATGGggcggctgggctggggggggcactTCGAGGGGCTGGCGGCGCGGCTGGACGGGGCCTTCGGGGCCGACGGGGCCTTCGCCCACGACCACCTGCGCTTCGTGGACTTCGTGGATGAcgtggaggagctgctggaggaggtggcgcggcgggagcggggcaaTGAGGAGGCGGCCGATGGCTTCGAGGAGTACGTGCTGCGGCACTACGGCGG CGCGGCGGGGAAGGAGCGGAGAGCCCCACGGCAGCACGGCACAGGGGGGTAG
- the PYGO2 gene encoding pygopus homolog 2: protein MAAPHAEKLEGGVPAPPPPPGPPHPAGSAAASGPGRKQGKAGLQMKSPEKKRRKSNTQGPAYSHLSEFAPPPTPMVDHLVASNPFEDDFGAPKVGAAPAPFLGSPVPFGGFRVQGGMSPQVPPGYGGGPQPLRRQPPPFAPGQIGPAFSMPPQNPNYVQPGGMSFPGQPFSQPLGQNFSPPMGQLMQGPVGGFGPMISPTMGQPPRGDMGPGPALNPPGGPAVAQRFSQPGNLFGQSPMQRPGQSMPPLPPTASPFPGADPGFPAGGEEGGKNLNPPPSTFAQEQHSGSPAAVNGAQPGFAPNSAGRGAGTPETNSLPPPPPGKAAGGSGHQPPPGLVYPCGACRNEVNDDQDAILCEASCQKWFHRECTGMTENAYGLLTTEASAVWACDFCLKTKEIQSVYVREGMGQLVAANDG from the exons ATGGCGGCCCCGCACGCAGAGAAGCTGGAGGGAGGCgtcccggccccgccgcccccgccggggcccccgcaccccgcgggcagcgccgccgccagcGGGCCCGGCCGGAagcaggggaaggcag GGCTGCAGATGAAGAGCCCCGAGAAGAAGCGGCGCAAATCCAACACGCAG GGTCCCGCTTACTCGCACCTCTCGGAGttcgccccgccgcccacccccATGGTGGACCACCTGGTGGCTTCCAACCCCTTCGAGGATGACTTCGGGGCCCCCAAGGTgggggcagcccccgccccctTCCTGGGCAGCCCGGTGCCCTTCGGCGGCTTCCGCGTCCAGGGGGGGATGTCACCACAGGTGCCCCCCGGTTATGGCGGGGGTCCGCAGCCCCTGCGGAGGCAGCCCCCGCCTTTCGCCCCCGGGCAGATCGGCCCGGCCTTCAGCATGCCCCCCCAGAACCCCAACTACGTCCAGCCCGGGGGCATGAGCTTCCCCGGGCAGCCCTTCAGCCAGCCCCTCGGACAGAACTTCAGCCCCCCCATGGGGCAGCTGATGCAGGGGCCCGTCGGGGGCTTCGGGCCCATGATCTCCCCCaccatggggcagcccccccggggggACATGGGTCCTGGGCCGGCCCTCAACCCTCCCGGCGGGCCGGCAGTGGCTCAGCGCTTCAGCCAGCCCGGCAATCTCTTTGGACAGTCACCCATGCAGCGCCCTGGGCAGAGcatgccccccctgccccccaccgccagccccttccccgggGCTGATCCCGGCTTCCCCGCCGGCGGCGAGGAGGGGGGCAAGAACCTCAACCCGCCCCCCAGCACCTTCGCCCAGGAGCAGCACTCGGGCTCTCCTGCCGCTGTCAACGGGGCGCAGCCTGGCTTCGCCCCCAACAGCGCCGGCCGTGGCGCCGGCACCCCCGAAACCAACAGCctcccgccacccccccccgggAAGGCGGCCGGCGGGTCCGGTCACCAGCCGCCACCGGGGCTGGTGTACCCCTGCGGGGCCTGCCGCAACGAAGTGAACGACGACCAGGATGCCATCTTGTGCGAGGCCTCCTGCCAGAAGTGGTTCCACCGGGAGTGCACGGGGATGACGGAGAACGCCTACGGGCTGCTCACCACCGAGGCCTCCGCCGTCTGGGCTTGTGACTTCTGCCTGAAGACGAAGGAGATCCAGTCGGTTTACGTCCGGGAGGGCATGGGACAACTGGTGGCCGCCAATGACGGCTGA